The DNA window TGGTAATCTCCATATCGTCAATCCAACCGCTTCTTCATCGGTCTGGCCAGATAATCTACTCTCCGAGgggttttggtttaggttttgatCGGAAGGTAACTCGTGGCGGCAGACCGGGCACGAGTTTCGCATCGAAAGCCATGGGAGAATGCAATCGGAATGGTAAAGATGCTTGCACGGCATCTTACGCGCCTCTGAACCAAGCTCGAATGCTTCTTTGCAAACCGCACAGTGCGTTTCTTCTTCCACCTCTGCGTCGGTGATGTCCACCGTTGGTATTGACTCTATCGCCGCCTTTGACGCCGGTGGATTCTCCGCCCTACCGAAACCGTTGATTTCGATCTGAGAGAATTGCTCGAGCAATCGATCGAAGCCGGAACCAAGCAATAACTCCGACATATTAGGCGGAAGCGGACGTAGATCGGCGCCATTGCCGTCTTCATAATACAATTCAAAGCTACTCCCCTCACTTTCACCGCCGCCGCTACCGCCGTTGTCCTCTCTAGGTCCGCGAAGCACGATTACAGGATTGAAAGGCGATCTGTTGCCAGCGTTACGACGTCTCCGGCGGGAGGTTTGTCTCCTGGAAGAATGGATTCCGTCTGCGAACAAGGAAACAGCCGGAGAGTTACCGGCGTGAATCTCTTCCACAAAACCGCTTGTGCAGTGGGGACAAACGACGTCATTGTGATCCAAAAGGTGAACGAAACGCGTGCAGCTATAGCACCAAAACGACGCCGTGGAGGAGGGAAGCGTGTCCGAGTTCATTTAGTTTCAGAATGAGTTGACTCGGATAgaaatgaagtttttttttttttggttttagttGTGAGAGGAACGATAAAGAGAGAAAGGTTGATATAAGGGGTTAGGGAAAGAAGAAAATTTTAACTACGCGTTTTTCAACTACAGAACAATACTCTAGTGTACTGTGTCTCTGCTGGAAAGTACATGGCAATTTCTATTTTTATGCTATTTCTatttacaattaattaaattctaaTTTGATTGGATTTTAATAATTGAATAAGGAAATACTACTACTAATACATGGCAATttctattttatagttttatatttataattgatTAAATTCTGACTTATTGAATTTCAATAATTGAATAAGGAAAGGAAATCCTACTACATGGcaatttctatttttatatagtatttataattatataaatttaaattgattGAATTTCAATAATTGGATaaggaaattttaaaaataaataatgggACCAAGTTGGAATTAGGATCAGGCAGGCTTAAGGGATGATTAGAATTAACTAGAGTTAATTAAATATTAGTAGTTGATAATGGACCCACGATTAAGTGATGATTAGGGTTAACTAGAGCTAATTAAATATTAGCAGTTGATAATGGACCTTAAACAATGGAATGATGATATAGTACAATGGAGATCAAGACGTCAATTTTGAAAGTTGAAATGGAAATAGTGACGATGGAGGGAGGATAAGATAAATAAGACAAGTGtcatatttagatttttttttgacagaagtGTCATATTTAGATAATTCATTGTTATTTacctttttaaaacattaataaatgatTTTGTCATTATTCAAAGAATCAAGAGATTTTTTTGcccaaaaaaagaaatttttttacatgaaaaatgaaaaatgattatGAATATATTTTGTCTAATATTTACTAACTTATATTTTCGGACAATATTTGTTTCTATAAATTTCTAAAGcaatattttaaatgaaaattatatatatttttataatttaatattcatAATTTTACATCTTAATTAAGAATGAATAAGTGAAAAATATGTGTTCATTAGCTACCTTATTAGAgttaatagaaataaaaataagtgAGACCAAAAAAAAAGTTGTACAAACATTTGTTAATATATaactccaaaaaaaattaaaaaaatgaaacaagTAGAAGGACTTTTATCATAAAGTATGTTCATTTAGTTGTTTTTGCACTACAACATTTTAACTATACAACAACGCTAAAAAACCGTTGCAAAATCCAAGAAAACCGTTTCCTTTTCCTATGAGAACGGTTTTCTGGTCGTTCCAAACTGAGGCGTTGCGTTCG is part of the Vicia villosa cultivar HV-30 ecotype Madison, WI linkage group LG2, Vvil1.0, whole genome shotgun sequence genome and encodes:
- the LOC131653958 gene encoding E3 ubiquitin-protein ligase RDUF2-like, which codes for MNSDTLPSSTASFWCYSCTRFVHLLDHNDVVCPHCTSGFVEEIHAGNSPAVSLFADGIHSSRRQTSRRRRRNAGNRSPFNPVIVLRGPREDNGGSGGGESEGSSFELYYEDGNGADLRPLPPNMSELLLGSGFDRLLEQFSQIEINGFGRAENPPASKAAIESIPTVDITDAEVEEETHCAVCKEAFELGSEARKMPCKHLYHSDCILPWLSMRNSCPVCRHELPSDQNLNQNPSESRLSGQTDEEAVGLTIWRLPGGGFAVGRFTGGRRAGEIQLPVVYTEMDGGNNSNEDSRSVSLAVGSNRVRERRGIRRIFRNFLSFFGSVNLNRSRSVSGSGSGSFFSRSSRRRSRTWVTE